The genomic DNA GGATTTTGAAAAATATAAAACCTCCTTATAATGTAAGTACAATAAGTCAGAGAAAAATGAGAGATAGATTACAGGAAATAGGTAGTGTTCAGCAAGAAATACAAGAAATAAAAAGGCAACGTTTTTGGTTGGAAAATGAATTACTTCAAATTTGCTTTGTAAAAAAAATATACCCTTCGGAGGCTAATTTTTTATTAATAAAAGTGGACGATGCAAGTTTAAGATACACTCAATTACTAACAAAAGGAATTGTAGTAAGAAATAGAACTAAAGAAGTTTTATGTAACAATTGCTTACGAATTACCGTAGGGACTAAAGAAGAAAATCAAAAGCTTATGCAAGTATTAAATACCATATGAAATGAAGCGAGTATTATTTATAGATAGAGACGGAACCCTTATTAAAGAACCAGCGGATGAACAAACAGATTCATTTGAAAAATTGGAGTTTTATCCAAATGTATTTGAAGGACTTGGTAAGATTGCAAGAGAATTAGATTTTGAACTTGTATTAGTAACTAATCAAGATGGCTTAGGAACAGAAGTATATCCTGAAAATACCTTTTGGCCAATACATAATTTTGTGATGAAAACTTTGCTAGGAGAAGGCATTGTTTTTTCAGAAGAAATTATTGATAATACGTTTGCAAAAGAGAATCGATTGACTCGCAAACCAAATACGGGTTTGCTAACTAAATATTTCTCAAAAGAATATGATTTAGAAAATTCTTTTGTTATTGGTGATCGCTTAACAGATATAGAATTGGCTAAAAATTTAGGAACAAAAGGAATTTATATTAATGATAAAAGATTTTTAGGAACTGATGAAATTACGGTAAAACAAGAGGAGTTAGAGCAGTATATAGCTTTAGAAACTAATGATTGGAATGCTATTTATAAATTTTTAAAGCTAGAAAAAAGAATCGTAAAGATGACTAGGAATACTCATGAAACAGCAATTGATATCATATTGAACTTAGATGGAGTTGGTAAAAGTAACATTGATACAGGAATTCCTTTTTTTGATCATATGCTAGATCAAATAGCACGTCATGGACAAGTAGATTTATCTTTAAAAGTAAAGGGAGACTTGGAAGTGGATGAACATCATACTATTGAAGATACGGCGATTGTATTAGGGGAAGCATTTGCAATGGCTCTAAAAGAAAAAATAGGCATAGAAAGATATGGCTTTTGTTTGCCTATGGATGATTGTCTTGCGCAGGTAGTTATTGACTTTGGAGGAAGAAATTGGTTGGTTTGGAAAGCTGATTTTAATAGAGAAATGATTGGTAAAATGCCAACAGAAATGTTTTTTCATTTTTTTAAATCTTTTACAGATGGTGCTAAATGTAATTTGAATATTAAGGCAGAAGGAAGAAATGAGCATCATAAAATAGAAGCTATTTTTAAAGCCTTTGCAAAGGCAATCAAAGTGGCAGTTAAAAGAGATGTTAGTAAAATGATTTTACCCTCAACAAAGGGAATGTTATAAAATAAGATGTGAAAAAATAGGAAGCTTATGAGATTAGTAATTATAGATTATGGGGCAGGAAATATAAAAAGTATTCAATTTGCTTTTAAAAGACTTGATGTAGAGGCTGTTTTGTCGAGTGATATGCATGAAATAAAAAATGCCGATAAGGTTATTTTTCCAGGAGTAGGAGAAGCTGGTTTTGCAATGAAAAAACTACGAGAAAGTGGTTTAGATAAAATCATACCTACTTTAGAACAGCCTACATTGGGAATTTGTTTAGGAATGCAGCTAATGTGCAATTTTACGGAGGAAAGTAATACTACTGGGTTAAAAATATTTGATACTACAGTAAAACAGTTTCCAAAAGAAATTAGAAGTCCTCAAATTGGATGGAATTCAATTAATAACTTGGCATCTCCTTTATTTAAAAATGTGAAAGAAAAAGAGTTTATGTATTTAATACATAGTTTTTATGCACATAGTTGTACTGAGGAAATAGCGACAGCTTATTATGGCGGACTGAATTATGCAGTGGCTTTGCAAAAAAACAATTTTTATGGAGTGCAGTTTCATCCTGAGAAAAGTGGAAAAGAAGGAGCGAAAATTTTATATAATTTTTTACAATTAAAATAAATGAGAATTATACCAGCAATAGATATTATAGAGGGCAAATGTGTTCGCTTAACTCAAGGTAACTATGACACTAAGAAAATATATAATCAGAACCCATTGGAAGTAGCAAAACAATTTGAAAACAGTGGTATTGAATATATACATCTGGTAGATTTAGATGGAGCAAAAGCAAATAGCGTCATAAATCATAAAATATTAGAAGAAATAACTTCTAAAACAAGACTGAAAGTTGATTTTGGAGGCGGAATAAAATCAGATGAAGCTATAAAAGTAGCATTTAACGCTGGAGCTAATCAAATAATAGGAGGAAGTATTGCTATTAAAAATCCATGCCTGTTTAAAAAATGGATAGCTGATTATGGAAAGGATAAAATTATATTAGGGGCTGATGCTTATAATGGTAAAATAGCAATTTCAGGATGGATAGAAAAAAGTAATGAGCATGTAATACCTTTTATAAAAGATTATCAGAAAGAAGGGGTACAATATGTAATGGTAACAGACATAGCAAAGGATGGGATGTTGGCAGGACCTTCTTTTGAATTGTATAAAGATATTTTAAAGGAAGGAAATACAAATTTAAAACTAATAGCTTCGGGAGGAGTGTCAACTCTTAATCAAGTATTAAAGTTAGAAGCCATGGGCTGCGAAGGAGTTGTCATTGGAAAAGCGATCTATGAGCATAAAATAACGTTGAAAGATTTAGAGAATTATAGAATTAACAGTGTGTAAAATAAGAACTTTATATGTTAACGAAAAGAATTATTCCTTGTTTGGATATCAAAGACGGACGTACCGTTAAAGGTGTCAACTTTTTAAATTTGCGAGATGCAGGGAATCCGGTGGAGCTAGCAAAAATCTATGCGAAAGAAGGAGCTGATGAACTGGTTTTTTTAGATATATCAGCAACAGAAGAAAGAAGGAAAACATTAGTAAATCTAGTAAGAAAGATAGCAGAACAAGTAGATATACCATTTACTGTGGGAGGAGGAATTTCTTCTGTGGAAGATGTTACTGTATTATTAAAATCGGGAGCTGATAAGGTTGCTATAAACTCATCAGCAATAAAGAGACCAGAACTGATAAATCAATTGTCTAAGCAATTTGGAAGCCAATGCGTAGTTGTTGCTATGGATGCAAAATATAATAATAATGAGTGGGTCGTGCATTTAGCAGGAGGAAAAATACCAACAAAACTCAACTTGTTTGAATGGGCAATGGAAGTAGAAAGCAGAGGAGCAGGTGAAATATTATTTACTTCAATGAATCATGATGGTACTAAGAGTGGTTTTGCTAATAATGTACTAAAAGAGCTGTCAGAGTTGGTAAATATACCAATTATAGCTTCTGGAGGTGCAGGTTGTATAAAGCATTTTCAAGATGTGTTTATTGAAGGAAAAGCGAATGCAGCATTGGCTGCCAGTGTTTTTCATTTTAAAGAAATTTCAATTTCAAGATTAAAAAGAGAACTACAAGAAAAATCAATTCCAGTAAGGATATAATGTATGTAAATTATGAACATTAATTTTAATAAAAATAAAGAAGGTTTAGTTCCTGCTATCATACAAGATGCGAATACTCAAAAGGTACTAATGTTAGGTTTTATGAATGAAAAAGCTTACGAAAAAACAATAGCAACAAAGAAAGTAACTTTTTATAGTAGAACTAAGGATAGGTTATGGACGAAAGGAGAAGAAAGTAATCATTTTTTAGATTTGGTAAGTATAAAAAATGATTGCGATCATGATACTTTATTGGTTCAAGTCATACCTAATGGCCCTGTATGTCATAAAGAGACCGATACTTGTTGGGGAGAAGAGAATACTAATTCACTCAGTTTTATAACAGTATTAGAAAATATTATAGAGAAGAGGTTTTCGAAAAGAGAACCTAAAAAATCCTATATAGCTTCTTTATTTGAAAAAGGTATAAATAAGATTGCTCAAAAGGTAGGAGAGGAAGCTGTAGAAGTTGTTATTGAAGCGAAAGATCATAATGGTTCTTTATTTTTAAATGAAAGTGCAGATCTATTATTTCATTATTTGATTTTGTTAAAAGCTAAGGGATTTAAATTAGCTGATGTAATAAAAGTATTAGAAAATAGACAGAACCAAAAATAATAGTACTTTTAAAAAATGAAAAATTCTAAAATACTAGTAGTAATAGCATTCTTTTCAATTTATGTAATTTGGGGATCTACTTATTTGTGGAATAAAATGGCTGTAGCAGAGGTGCCTCCATTATTATTAGCTTCAATACGTTTTATGATTGCAGGAGTTTTGATAATGGGTATTGCAAAACTAATGGGACTTTCGCTACATTTGAAAAAAAATCAATTCATTAATTCAACCATCGCAGGGTTTCTTTTCTTAGTGTATGGAAATGGCGTTTTTGTTTGGGCATTGAAATATGTAGATAGTGGTTTTGCTGCTTTATTAGCTTCTACTCAGCCATTATTTGTATTGTTTCTAATGCGGTTGATAGATCGAAAAAAGATGCAAAAAAAATCGATTATAGGCGTCTTTTTAGGAATTTTTGGGATGTATTTATTAGTAAGTCAAAAAGATATTGCTACTTCAGAAGGAAATATTTTAGGGATTTTTATGATTTTAACCTGTGTATTAAGTTGGAGCTATGGAAGTGTATTTGTTTCCAAAGCAGATCTACCTAAAAACTTTTTTGTAAGCACAGGTTATCAAATGTTAATTGCAAGTGTATTGCTTTTAATTTCAAGTTTGATTTTTAAAGAGCATTGGATATCACCTTTAGATTGGAGTTTTAAAGTGCAAATAGCAATGGTATTATTAATACTTTTTGGAAGTATTGTAGCATTTACGGCTTTTAATTATTTATTAAAAGTAGTTTCTACAGAAAAAGTATCAACTTCGGCTTATGTAAATCCAGTAGTAGCTTTATTGTTAGGATGGTATTTTTTAGATGAAAAATTAACATCTCAATCCATTATAGCTTCTGTAGTATTACTTACAGGGGTTTATTTTATAACTTCCAGAAAACGATTGACTAAAAATTAAAATATATTTTAACCTGAATAGGCTTTATTCTTCCAAGTCAAAAAAAGCTTCCTGACTTTTTGAAAGGGGCTATTCAAAATCTCTTTTATCTAAAAATAAAAGAGATTTTCAAGTTTATACAGAAGCTAAGGGCAGTACTTTATAGTGCAATTGCTTTATATAACCTAATATTTAAGAGCTTGTTCAAATTAAAAAATCTAAATAAGTTCATTATAATACTCTAAGCTTTGAATTATCAATTCAGTAGGAACTTTACAATCTAATTTGAAGTCTTCAATTTTATTCAGTAAAACAAAATTTATTTCTCCTCCTATATTTTTCTTATCATGTTTTAATAAATTAATAATAAAAGAGAAATCTTCTTTTAAAATTGCGGCTTTTCCATAAATAGAGATAATGACGCTTTTAATATTATCTGTATCTTCTTTAGAGAAATTAAGTAATTTAGAAGAAATAAAGCATTCACATATCATTCCTATAGCAATCGCTTCTCCATGGGTTAAATTTTCTTTGCTATCTGTATCTAAAAAATAGGATTCAATGGCGTGTCCAATGGTGTGTCCAAAGTTTAAGATTTTGCGAAGAGATTTCTCTTTAGGATCTTGTAAAACCACTTCGTTTTTTATTTCAATAGAACGAGGTATTAGATTTACAATATTTAAGTTTTCATGGTTGCATATTTCATCAAAAAGGCTTTTATCGTAAGTAAGCCCGTATTTAATAATCTCAGCAGTTCCAGAACGAATTTCTCTAGGAGTAACCGTTTGTAAATATTCAGGATCTATTAGCACAATTTCAGGATTGGCAAATAAACCAATTTGATTTTTTAAAACCCCAAGGTCAACACCTGTTTTTCCTCCAACAGAAGCATCTACCATTGATAGTAGGGTAGTAGGAATATTTACAAAATCAATACCTCGTTTATAAGTAGCGGCTACAAAGCCTCCCATATCAGTAATAACCCCACCTCCTAAAGTGATTAGTAAGCTATGTCTATCAGCGTTCAATTCAGTCATCACATTCCAGATTCCCATACAGGTATCAATATTTTTATGAACTTCACCTGATTCAATTTCAATCACTTCAATAGGGATGTTAGTAGCAACATGTTGAATACATCTAGGATAGCAGTGCTCCATTGTATTTTCATCTACTAAAATAAAAATAGAGGAGTAGTTTTTGGTTGCTATTAAGTTAGATAGTTCTTGATAAGCTTTTTGTTCAAAATGAATTGGATATGTTGCTGCTTGAATTGATTTCATTTCTCGTATAATATTAATGATGCAAATTAAATAGAAAATATTCAAATAATTCATATTGGTAACCTATATTTGCTCGTATCAATAAAAATAAACAATCAAACTAATGAAACTTTTTGATAATACTGAAATAGCATTTGCTTTAAAATCAGATTCAGCGTTAGAACGTGCCTATTTTCTGTTTAGGATGATTCAAAATCAACCTATGGTTCGTATAGGTACTGCAGTTACCAATTTTGCATTAAAAGCCCATTTACCAGTAGAAGGTTTAATTAGATCGACAGTTTTTGATCATTTTTGTGGAGGTGTAACAGAAGATAATTGTTTACCTGTGATAGAAAAAATGTACGAAAAAGGAAAGGTGCATAGTGTTTTAGATTATTCAGTAGAAGGAAAGGAAAGTGAAGAAGAATTTGATAATGCGTTGGAAAAAACATTAAAAACAATTGATTTTGCAGAAGAAAAAAAATCAATTCCTTACGCTGTTTTTAAACCAACAGGTTTTGGACGCTTTGCTTTATATGAAAAAATATCAGAAAAAAGAGTTTTAAAGCCAGAAGAACAAGAAGAATGGAATAGAGTTGTAGCGCGTTTTCATGTTGTATGTAAAGCTGCCAAAGCTAAGAATGTACCAGTATTAATTGATGCAGAAGAAAGCTGGATGCAGAATGCTGCTGACGATTTAATAGAGGATTTAATGGAAGCGTATAATACAGAAAAAGCTATTGTATTTAATACATTGCAAATGTATCGTCATGATAGAATGGCTTATTTAAAAGCTTTATACCAAAGAGCCCATCAAAAAGGATATCATATTGGAATGAAAGTAGTACGTGGAGCTTATATGGAAAAAGAAAGAGAAAGAGCTCAAGAACAAGGATATACATCTCCAATATGTAAAGATAAGCAAGCAACGGATGATAATTACAATGAAGCAATTAAATTTATGATGGAACATAAAAATATGGCTTTATTTGCAGGAACTCACAACGAGGAAAGTTCTTATTTATTGATGGATTTAGCAAAAGATCATAAAATAGCTCCAAGTGATATGCGTTTATGGTTCGGTCAATTGTATGGAATGAGTGATCATATTAGTTTTAATCTGGCTAACGAAGGATATAATGTGACTAAATATGTTCCTTTTGGCCCCGTTCGAGATGTAATGCCGTATTTGATTCGTAGAGCAGAAGAAAATACTTCTGTAGCAGGGCAAACAAGTAGAGAACTAAATTTACTTAAAACAGAGCGTAAACGTAGGAAATTATAATGAATTCGGTTGACGAAATAAAGTTATTACTTACAAGAAATAAGAAACGACTAGCTAAAGAGCTTGATGAAAGCAAAGAGCTAGTCGTTTTACTAAAAAAATCGATGGAAACAAATTTATCTATCGAAGAGAAAGAAAAAGTAAAAGAACAACTTCTAGATATTTGTAAAGCAATACCCGCATTTACTATATTTATGCTCCCAGGAGGAGCGCTATTGCTTCCTTTACTGGTTAAAGTGATACCAACGATTCTTCCTAGTGCTTTTAGAGAAGATATGGATTAAATTTATAAGCACTTCGAATTAGCTTTTTTCAAAGGGTTAGTTGTATATTTCTGAACCCTTAGATAATTTATAGATCAACAAAATATGACAAATATTATAAAAACACAAGAAGCTATTTTAGCAAAATTAAATATCTATGAATTAAATGAAATGCAAAAAAAGGCTATTTCAGTTATTAAAGATGTTTCTAGTACTATTATATTATCTCCAACAGGAACAGGAAAAACATTAGCCTTCTTGTTACCCATGCTTAACTATATCGATCCTAATAGCAAAAATATTCAAGCATTAATTTTAGTACCCTCAAGAGAATTAGCAATTCAAATAGAACAAGTTTTACGTGAAATAGGAACAGGACTTAAGGTAAATGCTGTATATGGAGGTAGGCCAATGGCTAAAGATAAAAAAGAAATAAAGCATGCACCTAGTATTTTGATAGGAACCCCAGGTAGAGTAGCAGATCATTTTGCAAACGACCGCTTTTCTAAAGATGGTATTAAAACTTTGATTTTAGATGAATTTGATAAGTCTTTAGAAGTAGGTTTTGAATATGAGATGAAGGGTATTATGAATCAATTACCTAACATAGAGAGACGTATTTTAACATCGGCGACACAAGAAATGGAACTTCCTAGTTTTGTGAAATTAAAGGAGCCTGTTACTTTGAATTATTTAAAAGATAAAACATCGAAAAAGCTAACCATAAAAACAGTTACTTCTTCCACCAAAAATAAAAAAGAAACTCTTTTAAAAGTATTGCTATATTTAGGAAATCAACCCGGAATCGTGTTTTGTAACTTAAAAAGTAGCATAGAAGAAGTTAGTGATTTCTTAATAAAAAATAAAATAACTCATAGTTGTTTTTTTGGAGGTATGGAGCAAAAGGATAGAGAACGCTCATTGATTAAGTTTAGAAATGGAACCAATCAAATATTATTAGCTACGGACCTAGCTGCTAGGGGGATTGATATTCCTGAGTTAAAATATATTATACATTACGAGTTACCCCAAAGATTAGAGGAGTTTGTGCATAGGAATGGGAGAACGGCGAGAGTAAATGCTAAAGGGACAGCTTATATATTGAAATGGAAAAAAGAAACGCTGCCAAATTTTGTAAAAGGGACTAGTCATATAGAAATAACGACTAAGGAAAAGTTAGTATCCAGTTATTGGGAAACGTTATTTATTTCAGGAGGGAGAAAAGATAAAATATCTAAAGGAGATATTGCAGGGCTATTTTTTAAGAAAGGAAATTTAAGAAAAGACCAACTAGGTATTATTGAATTAAAACAAGACTGTGCTTTTATAGCGGTACCAAAAGAGGTAGCTAATAAATTGGTAGAACTCCTAAATAATACTCGTTTAAAGAATAAAAAGGTTCGTATTTTTTCTATTTAATTTTAAACTAAAAATAAGATTTTTAAGAGAGAAAAAATAATAATATCCAGTAAGAATAAAAGCCTTTTGTAATATTACAAGAGGCTTTTTTGAGATGTATAGTTGTTTGAAGTACTATTTTAAACAAGGATTGGAGATTTAGATTTGACTACTTTTTTTAATCGAATCCCATAATCAGCAAGGGCTTTGATTTCTTTAACACCCGCTAAACGCTCATTTCCTATAATTAGCAAACTTTTCTTATTCGCTTCAATATGATAATATTCATTGCTTTCAAAGAAGAGAATGAGTTCGTCACTAAAAAACTGTTTAATTCCTTCTGTGTCCTTTCCTGATAGGTAAAAACGTTTAGAAAAATCAGGATGATGATCTATATGAATGTCTTCAAAGCCTGCAAAATGATAGATGTATTCAAAAAAACCTTCCCTGTCTAATGTGAATTGAGGTACTTCTTCTTCTAAATTAATATGGAGCATTGTGGCTTTTATCACCTGTTTTGCAATAAGCTCTCCTTCAGAAAACTCAATGTCAAATAAAGAGCAATTTTCATTAGATAAAATATTAGATACCTTATTGATTTTTCGGGTTTTGAAATATCCGAATTCAGGTAGTTCTTTAATTTTTTCAGAAGGATTTAAGGTATAGTTCCAATTTAATTCAGTGCTTATATTTTGAAGCGATTTTTGTCGTTTTGTGAGTACTGCATTCAAAGCAGGCTCACTTTCCTTTATTTGGTTAAATGTGTTTTTACGGAGCGCAAATGGATGCTCGCTTCCAGTTTTATAGCCATCTAATCCTATAAGTTCAAAATGCCCTCCTTTTCTTTCAAAAGACTCTGCATAATTGTTCATATTTTCCATGACAGAATGATCTACAAAATCGCATAGAGAGAAGTCAACGATAGCATCTTCATTTTCTGGAATTTGATCTAATTTAGATTTCAGCTTCGTATAATTTAGAAAGCTTGAAAAATTTTCTACAGAAACAAAGTATTTTTCATCTTCTTTAAACATCAATACATTCGGTTTAAATATATTTCTAGCAAATAAAGCTATATTCTTATTAATGACAATATGGATGATAAAGGTAGTTATGATTCCAACTAAAATACCCGTAATTAAACTCGTTGT from Tenacibaculum maritimum NCIMB 2154 includes the following:
- the hisB gene encoding bifunctional histidinol-phosphatase/imidazoleglycerol-phosphate dehydratase HisB, giving the protein MKRVLFIDRDGTLIKEPADEQTDSFEKLEFYPNVFEGLGKIARELDFELVLVTNQDGLGTEVYPENTFWPIHNFVMKTLLGEGIVFSEEIIDNTFAKENRLTRKPNTGLLTKYFSKEYDLENSFVIGDRLTDIELAKNLGTKGIYINDKRFLGTDEITVKQEELEQYIALETNDWNAIYKFLKLEKRIVKMTRNTHETAIDIILNLDGVGKSNIDTGIPFFDHMLDQIARHGQVDLSLKVKGDLEVDEHHTIEDTAIVLGEAFAMALKEKIGIERYGFCLPMDDCLAQVVIDFGGRNWLVWKADFNREMIGKMPTEMFFHFFKSFTDGAKCNLNIKAEGRNEHHKIEAIFKAFAKAIKVAVKRDVSKMILPSTKGML
- the hisH gene encoding imidazole glycerol phosphate synthase subunit HisH, which produces MRLVIIDYGAGNIKSIQFAFKRLDVEAVLSSDMHEIKNADKVIFPGVGEAGFAMKKLRESGLDKIIPTLEQPTLGICLGMQLMCNFTEESNTTGLKIFDTTVKQFPKEIRSPQIGWNSINNLASPLFKNVKEKEFMYLIHSFYAHSCTEEIATAYYGGLNYAVALQKNNFYGVQFHPEKSGKEGAKILYNFLQLK
- the hisA gene encoding 1-(5-phosphoribosyl)-5-[(5-phosphoribosylamino)methylideneamino]imidazole-4-carboxamide isomerase — its product is MRIIPAIDIIEGKCVRLTQGNYDTKKIYNQNPLEVAKQFENSGIEYIHLVDLDGAKANSVINHKILEEITSKTRLKVDFGGGIKSDEAIKVAFNAGANQIIGGSIAIKNPCLFKKWIADYGKDKIILGADAYNGKIAISGWIEKSNEHVIPFIKDYQKEGVQYVMVTDIAKDGMLAGPSFELYKDILKEGNTNLKLIASGGVSTLNQVLKLEAMGCEGVVIGKAIYEHKITLKDLENYRINSV
- the hisF gene encoding imidazole glycerol phosphate synthase subunit HisF, with the translated sequence MLTKRIIPCLDIKDGRTVKGVNFLNLRDAGNPVELAKIYAKEGADELVFLDISATEERRKTLVNLVRKIAEQVDIPFTVGGGISSVEDVTVLLKSGADKVAINSSAIKRPELINQLSKQFGSQCVVVAMDAKYNNNEWVVHLAGGKIPTKLNLFEWAMEVESRGAGEILFTSMNHDGTKSGFANNVLKELSELVNIPIIASGGAGCIKHFQDVFIEGKANAALAASVFHFKEISISRLKRELQEKSIPVRI
- the hisIE gene encoding bifunctional phosphoribosyl-AMP cyclohydrolase/phosphoribosyl-ATP diphosphatase HisIE: MNINFNKNKEGLVPAIIQDANTQKVLMLGFMNEKAYEKTIATKKVTFYSRTKDRLWTKGEESNHFLDLVSIKNDCDHDTLLVQVIPNGPVCHKETDTCWGEENTNSLSFITVLENIIEKRFSKREPKKSYIASLFEKGINKIAQKVGEEAVEVVIEAKDHNGSLFLNESADLLFHYLILLKAKGFKLADVIKVLENRQNQK
- a CDS encoding EamA family transporter, yielding MKNSKILVVIAFFSIYVIWGSTYLWNKMAVAEVPPLLLASIRFMIAGVLIMGIAKLMGLSLHLKKNQFINSTIAGFLFLVYGNGVFVWALKYVDSGFAALLASTQPLFVLFLMRLIDRKKMQKKSIIGVFLGIFGMYLLVSQKDIATSEGNILGIFMILTCVLSWSYGSVFVSKADLPKNFFVSTGYQMLIASVLLLISSLIFKEHWISPLDWSFKVQIAMVLLILFGSIVAFTAFNYLLKVVSTEKVSTSAYVNPVVALLLGWYFLDEKLTSQSIIASVVLLTGVYFITSRKRLTKN
- the aroB gene encoding 3-dehydroquinate synthase is translated as MKSIQAATYPIHFEQKAYQELSNLIATKNYSSIFILVDENTMEHCYPRCIQHVATNIPIEVIEIESGEVHKNIDTCMGIWNVMTELNADRHSLLITLGGGVITDMGGFVAATYKRGIDFVNIPTTLLSMVDASVGGKTGVDLGVLKNQIGLFANPEIVLIDPEYLQTVTPREIRSGTAEIIKYGLTYDKSLFDEICNHENLNIVNLIPRSIEIKNEVVLQDPKEKSLRKILNFGHTIGHAIESYFLDTDSKENLTHGEAIAIGMICECFISSKLLNFSKEDTDNIKSVIISIYGKAAILKEDFSFIINLLKHDKKNIGGEINFVLLNKIEDFKLDCKVPTELIIQSLEYYNELI
- a CDS encoding proline dehydrogenase family protein: MKLFDNTEIAFALKSDSALERAYFLFRMIQNQPMVRIGTAVTNFALKAHLPVEGLIRSTVFDHFCGGVTEDNCLPVIEKMYEKGKVHSVLDYSVEGKESEEEFDNALEKTLKTIDFAEEKKSIPYAVFKPTGFGRFALYEKISEKRVLKPEEQEEWNRVVARFHVVCKAAKAKNVPVLIDAEESWMQNAADDLIEDLMEAYNTEKAIVFNTLQMYRHDRMAYLKALYQRAHQKGYHIGMKVVRGAYMEKERERAQEQGYTSPICKDKQATDDNYNEAIKFMMEHKNMALFAGTHNEESSYLLMDLAKDHKIAPSDMRLWFGQLYGMSDHISFNLANEGYNVTKYVPFGPVRDVMPYLIRRAEENTSVAGQTSRELNLLKTERKRRKL
- a CDS encoding LETM1 domain-containing protein; translated protein: MNSVDEIKLLLTRNKKRLAKELDESKELVVLLKKSMETNLSIEEKEKVKEQLLDICKAIPAFTIFMLPGGALLLPLLVKVIPTILPSAFREDMD
- a CDS encoding DEAD/DEAH box helicase, whose product is MTNIIKTQEAILAKLNIYELNEMQKKAISVIKDVSSTIILSPTGTGKTLAFLLPMLNYIDPNSKNIQALILVPSRELAIQIEQVLREIGTGLKVNAVYGGRPMAKDKKEIKHAPSILIGTPGRVADHFANDRFSKDGIKTLILDEFDKSLEVGFEYEMKGIMNQLPNIERRILTSATQEMELPSFVKLKEPVTLNYLKDKTSKKLTIKTVTSSTKNKKETLLKVLLYLGNQPGIVFCNLKSSIEEVSDFLIKNKITHSCFFGGMEQKDRERSLIKFRNGTNQILLATDLAARGIDIPELKYIIHYELPQRLEEFVHRNGRTARVNAKGTAYILKWKKETLPNFVKGTSHIEITTKEKLVSSYWETLFISGGRKDKISKGDIAGLFFKKGNLRKDQLGIIELKQDCAFIAVPKEVANKLVELLNNTRLKNKKVRIFSI